Proteins encoded in a region of the Anopheles aquasalis chromosome 2, idAnoAquaMG_Q_19, whole genome shotgun sequence genome:
- the LOC126572106 gene encoding protein RCC2: protein MSSKRKPDGTKKAVKKRKNSESNYDSDLSDEYPRAGGGTGAGGEPSAAANREVMVEELRPMEKLPEELLGAYDKGPGKLLIAGMVSWEMTGKRDSKGVTKIRPNLFSFHRFTGETYRSAASFCAAAHSVLIDTNWKAFTFGRNQLSQLGHGDTTTYEKPTQVADLADFNVIQAACGRNHTLFLTDTGTVYACGDNKSGQCGVGNKTPTITSPTRISYNGPPIIKVGCGAEFSVILDIKGNLHTFGLPEYGQLGHNTDGRYFVNSTKMSFHFELQPRKVLVYMEKNKEGHVLPIENVNIIDFACGNNHTVAIDSKNRAYSWGFGGIGRLGHAEQKDEMVPRLMKFFDTQNRKVMRVFCGSSYSLAITDIGSLYLFGQNKKTGEANMYPKPVQDLAGWNITSIGTGYTSIVISADDSLIAWGASPTYGELGLGDLQKSSSTPKEVTRMEGMKIPMVTLGYSHTLLLVNTEHEKTKEKYDNLPEFVV from the exons atgtcATCGAAACGAAAGCCGGACGGTACGAAGAAGGcggtgaaaaaaaggaagaactcCGAGTCGAACTATGATTCTGATCTGAGCGATGAATATCCGCGCGCCGGCGGTGGTACGGGCGCGGGCGGTGAACCATCCGCGGCCGCCAACCgcgaggtgatggtggaggagcTGCGCCCGATGGAGAAGCTACCGGAGGAGCTGCTCGGTGCGTACGACAAAGGCCCGGGCAAGCTGCTCATCGCCGGCATGGTGTCCTGGGAGATGACCGGCAAGCGCGACTCCAAAGGTGTCACCAAAATCCGGCCGAATTTGTTCTCCTTTCATCGGTTCACCGGCGAGACG TACCGTTCGGCGGCCAGTTTTTGCGCGGCCGCACACTCCGTCCTGATCGATACGAACTGGAAGGCTTTCACCTTCG GACGCAATCAGCTGAGTCAGCTCGGTCACGGTGACACGACAACGTATGAGAAGCCAACGCAGGTGGCTGATCTGGCCGATTTCAACGTCATCCAGGCGGCGTGCGGTCGCAACCATACGCTCTTCCTCACCGACACCGGTACCGTGTATGCGTGCGGTGACAACAAGAGTGGCCAGTGCGGAGTTGGCAATAAGACGCCTACCATCACGTCACCGACGCGCATCAGCTACAATGGACCGCCGATCATTAAGGTCGGATGTGGGGCCGAGTTCTCCGTCATCCTCGATATCAAGGGCAATCTGCACACGTTTGGGCTGCCGGAGTATGGCCAGCTGGGCCACAACACCGACGGTCGGTACTTTGTCAACTCGACCAAAATGTCGTTCCACTTCGAGCTGCAACCGCGCAAGGTGCTGGTGTACATGGAGAAGAATAAGGAAGGCCACGTCCTGCCGATCGAGAACGTCAACATCATCGACTTTGCATGCGGCAACAATCACACG GTGGCAATCGATTCCAAAAACCGTGCATACAGCTGGGGCTTCGGTGGCATTGGGAGACTGGGACATGCCGAACAGAAAGATGAGATGGTTCCGAG ACTGATGAAATTCTTCGACACACAGAACCGCAAGGTAATGCGTGTGTTTTGCGGTTCCTCGTACAGCCTGGCGATCACGGACATCGGTTCGCTGTACCTCTTTGGTCAGAACAAGAAAACGGGTGAGGCCAACATGTACCCGAAGCCGGTGCAGGATCTGGCCGGCTGGAACATTACCAGCATAGGTACGGGCTACACCTCGATCGTCATCTCGGCCGACGATTCGCTGATCGCATGGGGTGCCTCTCCGACCTACGGTGAACTG GGTCTTGGCGATTTGCAGAAATCATCGTCCACCCCCAAGGAGGTCACACGGATGGAGGGCATGAAGATACCGATGGTGACGCTCGGCTACTCGCACACGCTGTTGCTGGTCAACACGGAGCACgagaaaacgaaggaaaagtaCGACAACCTGCCCGAGTTCGTCGTCTAA